From the Nocardiopsis changdeensis genome, one window contains:
- a CDS encoding winged helix DNA-binding domain-containing protein: MTVLDDRALNRASLARQGLLEPSDRSALDMVSHLCGLQAQEPQEPFVGLWSRLRGFEAPALSDLLAGRRVVRLPLMRRTIHLMVAEDVLAWRSRFDTMLRQKVTGVYRRELDGVDLDELEAAGRAVLADGEPRTTAELVDAVIDRWPGGHRRALGEMLVSALIPLVQTPPRGLWRTKGGVRVALLSDWTGREPAPHDPDGTDPVGRELVRRYLAAYGPATSSDLRAWCGVAGLPAAVAAVRDELVSFRDANGRELLDLPGAPLPDPDTTAPVRFLPAFDNAVLGYQYRGRIIDDEHRGLSVAGERVVLVDGRVTATWTSRDDTVSVAPLRPLTAAERDAVAEQAEELSAFLSDGGSRRVRIDG, encoded by the coding sequence ATGACCGTTCTGGACGACCGGGCGCTCAACCGCGCCTCGCTCGCCCGGCAGGGCCTGCTCGAACCCTCCGACCGGTCGGCCCTGGACATGGTGTCCCACCTGTGCGGGCTCCAGGCCCAGGAGCCGCAGGAGCCGTTCGTCGGCCTGTGGTCCCGGCTGCGCGGGTTCGAGGCGCCGGCGCTGTCGGACCTGCTGGCCGGACGCCGCGTGGTGCGGCTCCCCCTCATGCGCCGCACCATCCACCTGATGGTCGCGGAGGACGTGCTGGCCTGGCGCTCCCGGTTCGACACCATGCTGCGCCAGAAGGTCACCGGGGTCTACCGCCGGGAACTCGACGGCGTGGACCTGGACGAGCTGGAGGCCGCCGGCCGGGCGGTGCTGGCCGACGGTGAGCCCCGCACCACGGCCGAACTCGTCGACGCGGTCATCGACCGCTGGCCCGGCGGGCACCGGCGGGCGCTGGGCGAGATGCTGGTCTCCGCGCTGATCCCGCTCGTGCAGACCCCGCCGCGCGGGCTATGGCGCACCAAGGGGGGAGTGCGGGTCGCGCTCCTGTCGGACTGGACCGGTCGCGAGCCCGCCCCCCACGACCCCGACGGCACCGACCCGGTCGGTCGGGAGCTCGTGCGGCGCTACCTCGCCGCCTACGGGCCCGCCACCTCCAGCGACCTGCGCGCGTGGTGCGGTGTGGCCGGGCTGCCCGCCGCGGTGGCCGCGGTCCGCGACGAGCTGGTGTCCTTCCGCGACGCGAACGGCCGCGAGCTGCTGGACCTGCCCGGCGCCCCGCTGCCCGACCCCGACACCACCGCGCCGGTGCGGTTCCTCCCCGCGTTCGACAACGCCGTCCTGGGCTACCAGTACCGCGGCCGGATCATCGACGACGAGCACCGCGGCCTGTCCGTGGCCGGCGAGCGCGTGGTGCTGGTGGACGGCCGGGTCACCGCGACCTGGACGAGCAGGGACGACACCGTGTCCGTCGCCCCGCTGCGCCCGCTCACCGCGGCGGAACGGGACGCCGTCGCCGAACAGGCC